Genomic DNA from uncultured Methanospirillum sp.:
TTTAGATAAGTTATAAGACCCTTTTACTACTCCTCCTGCACCATGACATGGATAAAATGAGTGAGTTATTCGTAAAATATTCATTTCTGATTACCTTCACTAATATAATTCAAATACTCCAGTATTTTTTCTGATGAATTTCCTTTTTGATAATAATGAAAGAGATCCTTCATTTCTTCTCTTTTCGCTTTATATGTATCATGTCCTGATAAAATTTCCTCTAATACTTTAATAAATTCAATATATGTAAATACTTTATGCCCTGGAGTCCAATAATTATAGTTATCAAATAATAACCCTACATTATGTTTGTATTCCTTTATGTCATAAGGAATAAAGATACAGGGTTTGTTCAGAAGTAGATAGTCAAAGAAAATTGATGAATAATCCGTAATTAATATCTTGATTTCAGGAAGAATTTCATTTATTTCTTGAAGTATGTCGTGTCCTAGTTCAATTATCCTACTATTTTGGATGATTTTGTCTTCTCCAAAATCTTGAACATGACCACGTGTAAAGATGATTATTCGATTTTGTTCAAGGAATTCTTCAAATCTTTTTATATCGAAATCATTAAATGGAAAAAAGCGAGTTGAAACACCTTTACGATATGTAGGGCAGTATAATATGGTTGTTGAATATTCTGGAAGTTTTGGAAATAATTTAGAAATATTTTTTTTTGAACTGTCATTTGATAGTTCATCATTGCGTGGATGTCCCCAAAATGCAATTTTTCGTGGATCTAATAGAAAACATCGAGTAATTAAGGATGCTTCAATAGATGAAGAAACTAAATAATAATTGGTTTGTCCATTCAACCTTTGAACCTCTTTTAG
This window encodes:
- a CDS encoding CDP-glycerol glycerophosphotransferase family protein; amino-acid sequence: MKIIRNLTKLEKKIIQKYIFFFVGFFFRIIDSFWPKKGNVIVFGSQMGFSMSGSPKYVYDHILQHKLPYNVYFYLPFREKGVLNQLRYILSFAPVFFKAKILISSHPPYDFIPFSWTRRKVLINTWHGIPLKCMFFSDLSASKADLKEVQRLNGQTNYYLVSSSIEASLITRCFLLDPRKIAFWGHPRNDELSNDSSKKNISKLFPKLPEYSTTILYCPTYRKGVSTRFFPFNDFDIKRFEEFLEQNRIIIFTRGHVQDFGEDKIIQNSRIIELGHDILQEINEILPEIKILITDYSSIFFDYLLLNKPCIFIPYDIKEYKHNVGLLFDNYNYWTPGHKVFTYIEFIKVLEEILSGHDTYKAKREEMKDLFHYYQKGNSSEKILEYLNYISEGNQK